From a single Bacillus gobiensis genomic region:
- a CDS encoding GapA-binding peptide SR1P produces the protein MGTIICSDCNETIQYFDDEKVTVLYASSKNCFCHVEEEDSDKI, from the coding sequence TTGGGAACGATTATTTGCAGCGATTGTAATGAAACCATTCAGTATTTTGATGACGAAAAAGTGACAGTTCTTTATGCCAGCAGCAAGAATTGCTTTTGCCATGTAGAAGAGGAAGACAGCGACAAAATATGA
- a CDS encoding aminotransferase class I/II-fold pyridoxal phosphate-dependent enzyme → MSQQDTPLYDGLLKHANSNPHQFHIPGHKKGKGMDPAFRSFIGENALSIDLINIEPLDDLHAPRGIIKEAQDLAAEAFGADYTFFSVQGTSGAIMTMVMTVCGPGDKIIIPRNVHKSVMSSIVFSGAIPVFIHPEIDKKLGISHGITPESVKKALQEHPDAKGLLVINPTYFGIAADLRQIVKLAHSYSIPVLVDEAHGVHIHFHDELPLSAMQAGADMAATSVHKLGGSLTQSSILNVREGLVSKNRIQTILSMLTTTSTSYLLLASLDTARKQLAIEGEKMISETIKLAEKTRCRINEISGINCIGKEIVHSGATFSYDPTKLIISVKDLGLSGYEVERALREYNIEVELSDLYNILCIVTPGDSEENCDALVHALTEISRHSISSECQPHTDVILPEIPVLALSPREAFYANTEVIPFREAVGRIIAEFVMVYPPGIPIFIPGEVISEENISYIYKNQEAGLPVQGPEDNTLQQIRVIKEQKAIL, encoded by the coding sequence TTGTCGCAACAAGATACGCCCTTGTATGACGGGCTGCTAAAACACGCAAATTCCAATCCGCACCAATTCCATATACCAGGGCACAAAAAAGGAAAAGGAATGGACCCTGCATTTAGATCCTTTATCGGTGAAAATGCGTTATCGATAGATTTAATTAATATTGAACCCTTGGATGACCTGCATGCGCCAAGAGGAATCATTAAAGAAGCTCAAGACCTTGCTGCAGAAGCCTTTGGGGCTGATTATACTTTTTTCTCAGTCCAAGGTACAAGCGGCGCGATAATGACGATGGTGATGACGGTTTGCGGACCGGGGGATAAAATCATTATTCCGCGGAACGTTCATAAATCTGTCATGTCTTCAATCGTATTCTCAGGAGCAATACCTGTGTTTATTCATCCGGAAATCGATAAGAAACTGGGTATCTCTCACGGAATTACTCCCGAAAGCGTAAAAAAAGCACTACAAGAACATCCTGATGCGAAAGGGCTTCTTGTAATTAATCCGACCTATTTTGGCATCGCAGCGGATTTACGTCAAATCGTAAAGCTTGCACATTCTTATTCGATTCCGGTCCTAGTTGATGAAGCACATGGCGTTCATATTCATTTCCATGACGAGCTCCCTCTTTCTGCGATGCAGGCAGGGGCCGATATGGCGGCAACGAGCGTCCATAAGCTTGGAGGATCGCTGACGCAAAGCTCTATATTAAATGTTAGAGAAGGATTGGTATCAAAAAATCGTATACAGACGATTTTAAGCATGCTGACCACCACCTCTACTTCCTATTTGCTGCTTGCCTCATTGGATACGGCAAGAAAGCAGCTTGCCATTGAAGGTGAAAAAATGATCAGCGAAACGATTAAGCTAGCTGAGAAAACCCGCTGCAGAATAAATGAAATTAGCGGAATCAACTGTATCGGAAAAGAAATTGTGCATTCCGGAGCAACCTTCAGCTATGATCCAACGAAGCTGATCATCTCTGTTAAAGATTTGGGACTTTCAGGCTATGAGGTTGAAAGAGCATTGAGAGAGTACAATATTGAGGTCGAGCTTTCTGATTTATACAATATTTTATGTATTGTTACTCCAGGTGATAGCGAAGAAAATTGCGACGCGCTCGTTCATGCCTTAACAGAGATCTCGCGTCATTCCATATCATCTGAATGCCAGCCGCACACCGACGTTATCCTTCCTGAGATCCCGGTTCTAGCTTTATCTCCGCGTGAAGCTTTTTACGCTAATACGGAAGTTATCCCTTTTAGAGAGGCCGTCGGCAGGATTATCGCAGAATTTGTAATGGTTTATCCGCCGGGAATCCCTATTTTTATTCCAGGAGAAGTCATTTCAGAGGAAAACATTTCGTATATTTACAAAAACCAAGAAGCTGGATTGCCTGTTCAAGGTCCTGAGGACAACACACTTCAGCAAATTCGTGTCATAAAAGAGCAAAAAGCTATTCTTTAA
- a CDS encoding UPF0223 family protein — MDYSYPMNYDWKTEETLDVIQFFQCVEQAYEKGITREAFMDAYKKFKKIVPSKSEEKTLYKEFEQSSGYSSYHVVKKAIDERENRIQMN, encoded by the coding sequence ATGGATTATTCCTATCCGATGAATTATGATTGGAAAACGGAAGAAACACTTGACGTAATCCAATTTTTCCAGTGCGTTGAACAGGCTTATGAAAAAGGGATAACTCGGGAAGCATTCATGGACGCATACAAAAAATTTAAAAAAATCGTCCCAAGCAAATCTGAAGAAAAAACACTATATAAGGAATTTGAACAATCAAGCGGCTATTCTTCTTACCATGTTGTAAAAAAGGCCATTGATGAAAGAGAAAATCGAATTCAGATGAATTAA